The following are from one region of the Plasmodium cynomolgi strain B DNA, chromosome 1, whole genome shotgun sequence genome:
- a CDS encoding hypothetical protein (putative) — protein sequence MKEQVNGVATDRDKHRLEVGPTDEDNEFDLISDHILVRKNRKSIKELMEAGIWGAPKENLKMIRERTNKKINWNYILKKNNKLLSDNVDHIYNEIYRKENVDDIFFVFDTNPYSYLNITMSVFSLYKIATSYLNERRQRVDSSLKGKKVGVLSSNGTSKDPLGGDHPNDNFLTMDGSGEDNYGEVDDSNILKLKDERRRLNHITRNRNFMRIVGSINKHLKIIYKIFSTNEKLTKYEKNRDMYKFIPYINIKDIITILRCFSILKFDHTNIFKYIYFFLVFFMDQFDMFLLCEAVYLCLVKKIYVRPLFLNFSKRLLGYLQRGGEGSDKGGNTGSDKGSSTGSDKGSNTGSDKESNTGSDKESSAESVGAATEDATEDASNDGAIAAAGARAAPYDEANLEAFCRNMEQALQRDDPEPDHFASSPFHMKHFSYSIYHDANYSSLNSSQDELAKEKERKNDDVNRFAAQDLRHAKREFIDSSQIQRKSNDPPEVTSPQVDSQSICFPVYCLYTLCKFPYTNVQILNMIMSQIMEKASELSIEELILSFYSLAELEVNSPKLLNSLFLLIFNSLHFLDYRNNGLVTKLIRALYLVEGEIFGSLGEENRCEEMKTLMVHYLAKMVFHNRNNYTPIELVDIIRYMSAFSHIDKELFNFVYEMPFLQNLNQNTLDYYKNNVYFNQSYYAYTKDSSVNTPIEIMVCKLYQSYLAYRAWGVRKGDAAMGAGSPQMGDATMGAGSPQTGDAAMGVESPQMGDLLQRGDIPALHAIRAHNEKVKPFQYKPKLLQLFRQTYTNNMRISSYSSSSLHYEMADIIKKDLKIPCHVEYVTDKGLFIDIVILREDLIKFDASFSGLRDIAIEVNGPFHYKTKSYSGGVPPLNTKTVVKQRLLEHDKWRVISLPFWEVKPWFSKSRKENYILRVLPDELKSFFSNKVGAP from the exons ATGAAGGAGCAAGTAAATGGAGTAGCCACAGATAGAGACAAGCACCGTCTTGAAGTAGGACCTACTGATGAGGACAACGAATTCGATCTTATTAGCGATCATATATtagttagaaaaaataggaaatcTATAAAAGAACTTATGGAAGCAGGAATTTGGGGAGCTCCAAAAGAGAACCTCAAAATGATAAGAGAAaggacaaacaaaaaaattaattggaattatattctaaaaaaaaacaataaattgCTAAGTGATAATGTTGACCATATATATAACGAAATTtacagaaaagaaaatgtggatgatattttttttgtgttcgATACGAATCCGTATAGCTACTTAAATATCACTATGAGCGTTTTTTCGCTGTACAAAATTGCTACGAGCTACTTGAATGAGAGGAGACAGAGAGTGGATTCTTCTCTTAAAGGAAAGAAGGTCGGTGTGCTGTCGTCAAATGGGACAAGTAAGGATCCACTGGGGGGAGACCATCCGAATGATAATTTCCTCACCATGGACGGAAGTGGGGAAGACAACTACGGAGAGGTAGACGATAGCAATATCCTTAAGCTGAAGGATGAAAGGAGGAGACTAAATCACATCACGCGAAACAGGAACTTTATGAGAATAGTAGGCAGCATAAATAAGCatcttaaaattatatataaaatattttccacaaaTGAGAAGCTAACGaagtatgaaaaaaacagagaTATGTATAAATTCATTCCTTACATAAACATCAAGGATATTATTACCATTTTGAGatgcttctccattttgaaattcGATCACacgaatatttttaagtacatatattttttcctcgttttttttatggaccAATTCGATATGTTCCTGCTGTGTGAGGCTGTGTACCTTTGCTTGGTGAAGAAGATTTACGTCCGCCCGCTATTCCTCAATTTTTCGAAGCGTCTTTTGGGGTACCTGCAGAGGGGCGGCGAGGGGAGCGATAAGGGGGGCAATACAGGAAGTGATAAGGGGAGCAGTACGGGAAGTGATAAGGGAAGCAATACGGGAAGTGATAAGGAAAGCAATACTGGAAGTGATAAGGAAAGCAGTGCGGAAAGCGTTGGCGCTGCCACGGAGGATGCCACGGAGGATGCCTCGAACGATGGCGCTATCGCGGCCGCCGGTGCCCGGGCCGCACCGTACGACGAAGCAAACTTGGAGGCCTTCTGTCGCAACATGGAGCAGGCGCTGCAGAGGGACGACCCCGAACCCGACCACTttgcctcctccccctttcaCATGAAGCACTTCAGCTATTCTATCTACCACGATGCGAACTACTCCTCCCTAAACAGCTCACAAGATGAGCTAGCGAAGGAAAAGGagcgaaaaaatgatgatgtGAACAGATTTGCTGCCCAAGATTTGAGACACGCAAAAAGGGAGTTCATCGATTCGAGCCAAATACAAAGAAAGTCGAACGACCCCCCCGAAGTGACGTCCCCTCAGGTGGATAGTCAATCCATCTGCTTCCCTGTATACTGTCTCTACACCCTGTGCAAGTTCCCCTACACGAATGtacaaatattaaatatgATCATGTCtcaaattatggaaaaaGCATCAGAGCTAAGCATAGAAGAGCTCATTCTGTCCTTTTACAGTCTTGCTGAATTGGAGGTCAACTCTCCTAAGCTGTTGAATTCCCtatttttgctaatttttaattctctacattttttagaCTACAGAAATAATGGCCTGGTTACGAAGCTGATAAGAGCCTTGTACTTAGTTGAAGGAGAAATTTTTGGTTCCCTCGGGGAGGAGAACCGTTGTGAAGAGATGAAAACGCTTATGGTGCACTACCTAGCCAAAATGGTTTTTCATAATCGAAACAACTACACGCCGATCGAACTGGTTGATATCATTCGGTATATGTCAGCCTTCTCACACATCGACAAGGAATTATTCAACTTCGTCTATGagatgccatttttacaaaatttgaaccAAAACACGTTGGACTATTACAAGAATAATGTCTATTTTAATCAGTCCTATTATGCTTATACGAAAGATAGCAGCGTTAACACTCCCATCGAGATAATGGTGTGCAAGCTGTATCAGTCGTACTTGGCGTACCGCGCGTGGGGGGTGCGGAAGGGCGATGCAGCCATGGGGGCGGGGTCACCACAGATGGGTGATGCGACCATGGGGGCGGGGTCACCACAGACGGGCGATGCGGCCATGGGGGTGGAGTCACCACAGATGGGTGATTTACTGCAGAGGGGTGACATCCCCGCCCTGCACGCCATTCGCGCGCACAACGAAAAGGTGAAGCCATTTCAGTATAAGCCCAAGCTGCTGCAGCTGTTCAGGCAAACCTACACAAACAACATGCGCATATCCTCCTACAGCTCCTCCTCGCTGCACTACGAAATGGCagatataattaaaaaggatttAAAGATTCCCTGCCATGTCGAATACGTGACAGACAAGGGGCTGTTTATTGACATTGTGATACTTCGAGAAGACTTGATAAAATTCGATGCGTCTTTTTCTGGTCTTCGTGATATCGCCATAGAGGTGAATGGCCCGTTCCACTACAAGACCAAGTCGTACAGCGGGGGAGTTCCACCCCTCAACACGAAAACGGTCGTCAAGCAGAG GCTGCTCGAGCACGACAAGTGGCGCGTCATctccctccccttttgggaAGTGAAGCCATG gtTCAGCAAGAGCAGAAAGGAAAACTACATCTTGCGAGTGCTTCCCGATGAACTGAAGTCCTTTTTCAGTAACAAAGTCGGGGCGCCTTAA
- a CDS encoding ribosomal protein S8e (putative), whose translation MPQNDYIELHRKRYGYRFDYFEKSRKKEARKVHKEALKAKKLRGIKAKIYNKKKYTEKVNLKKTIKAHEPKDVKTNTKINDDNGLPSYLLDRTQVKGTKVLTNLLKQKRKSKAGKWELPIPKIQALNEAEMLRVVKSGKRRRKTWKRLIDKISFVGNDFTRKNPKFERYIRPSSLRFKKANVYHSELKTTLSLDIISVKVNPQSNLYTNLGVITKGTIIEVNVSELGLVTQSGKIIWAKFAQVTNNPELDGCINATLLV comes from the coding sequence ATGCCACAGAACGACTACATCGAGCTGCACCGAAAGAGGTATGGCTACCGATTTGACTACTTTGAAAAGTCGAGAAAGAAGGAAGCGCGGAAAGTACATAAGGAAGCACTAAAAGCAAAGAAGCTGAGAggaataaaagcaaaaatttacaataagaaaaaatacacagaaaaagtaaacttaaaaaaaaccataaaGGCACATGAACCGAAGGATGTAAAAacaaacacaaaaataaatgatgatAATGGATTGCCATCGTACCTACTTGACAGAACACAAGTCAAAGGAACAAAAGTCTTAACCAACCTACttaaacagaaaaggaagagcaaGGCAGGAAAATGGGAATTACCTATCCCTAAAATACAGGCTCTAAACGAGGCTGAAATGTTAAGAGTTGTCAAATCTGgaaagaggagaagaaaaacgtGGAAAAGACTCATcgataaaatttcttttgttgGAAATGACTTTACGAGGAAAAATCCGAAATTTGAAAGATACATTAGACCTAGTAGCTTACGTTTTAAGAAGGCCAATGTCTATCACAGTGAATTAAAGACCACCCTATCTCTTGATATCATTAGTGTGAAGGTCAATCCGCAGTCCAATTTGTATACCAACTTGGGTGTTATTACCAAGGGCACGATAATTGAGGTGAACGTGAGTGAACTAGGACTAGTTACGCAGTCGGGGAAGATCATTTGGGCCAAGTTCGCACAGGTCACCAACAATCCTGAACTGGATGGCTGCATAAATGCGACACTCCTCGTG